A single region of the Roseimicrobium gellanilyticum genome encodes:
- a CDS encoding cupin domain-containing protein, with the protein MFPYIALADEKPWQPGPYEGVELKILHKDEATGGVVVLRKFAAGRIIPAHTHPLANEWAWVLSGEWEEEGVVYAPGTLFHAPKGVKHGPHVAKSEVVSLTVFDGPLTVA; encoded by the coding sequence ATGTTTCCCTACATTGCACTCGCCGATGAGAAGCCGTGGCAGCCCGGTCCCTATGAAGGGGTGGAACTGAAAATCCTGCACAAGGATGAGGCCACGGGTGGCGTGGTGGTGCTGCGCAAGTTTGCCGCTGGGAGGATCATTCCCGCACATACGCATCCCCTCGCCAACGAGTGGGCCTGGGTGCTCTCCGGCGAATGGGAGGAGGAGGGCGTGGTGTATGCGCCGGGCACGCTCTTTCATGCACCGAAGGGCGTGAAGCACGGACCGCATGTGGCGAAGTCGGAGGTGGTGAGTCTGACAGTGTTTGATGGACCGCTCACGGTGGCGTGA
- the dnaX gene encoding DNA polymerase III subunit gamma/tau, which yields MSYQVFARKYRPRTFEDVLGQEHVVRTLRNAIAQNRLAHAYLFVGPRGTGKTSTARIFAKALNCPGGPMVDFDPDDEVCREIEKGICLDVREIDGASNNGVEQVRELREEVKFAPSRCRFKIYYIDEVHMLSTAAFNALLKTLEEPPEHVKFIFATTEAHKVLPTIISRCQRFDLRRIPTSLIAKHLLHIASLENVNLHEKAAYAIAKGAEGGMRDAQSMLDQLVAFCGESISEQDVLDIFGFTQGETVANLAQRILERDTVGALRELHTQADGGKDLARLLVDLIQHLRTILVHQVDPAAAEEDLSPEVAAMTRTQAAMVDAERLLRVMDELAEVDARMRWAGNKLLHLELGLIQAVQTLGEVTLSDVILAMNDGSGGANLAAAMPRRAAVPVAPAPAATISAAPAPAPAPVPVPAPAPVPVQATPAPVPARAPAPAPAPAPAPAPVSTQPPAQSAPVAAPVPAPVAPAPAEEAAPAAAAPPVPETLEEAWKHILEAVHQTYPLYEEWLLHGALLELTGQTAKIGLPTTESMARESLLRPASKAKVEECIAKVIQRTVKMEVVLDPNLKPPPATEMTFGLSFGDSTPPPPKEAAAPAAAPAPEAPKEPEGVAADPEFYNDPLIQAAIVKFKATLVK from the coding sequence GTGAGTTACCAGGTTTTCGCCCGCAAGTACCGCCCGCGCACGTTTGAGGACGTGCTGGGGCAAGAGCATGTTGTCCGCACACTGAGGAATGCCATCGCGCAGAATCGCCTCGCGCATGCCTACCTTTTCGTGGGGCCGCGCGGCACCGGGAAGACTTCCACGGCGCGCATCTTCGCCAAGGCGCTGAACTGTCCCGGTGGACCCATGGTGGACTTCGACCCGGATGATGAGGTGTGCCGCGAAATCGAAAAGGGCATCTGCCTGGACGTGCGTGAGATCGACGGCGCCAGCAACAACGGCGTGGAGCAGGTACGCGAGCTGCGGGAGGAGGTGAAGTTCGCCCCCAGCCGCTGCCGCTTCAAGATCTACTACATTGACGAAGTGCACATGCTGAGCACGGCCGCGTTCAACGCGCTGCTGAAGACGCTCGAGGAGCCGCCGGAGCACGTGAAGTTCATCTTCGCCACCACGGAGGCGCACAAGGTACTGCCCACGATCATCAGCCGCTGCCAGCGTTTTGATTTGCGCCGCATCCCCACGAGTCTGATCGCGAAGCACCTGTTGCACATCGCCTCGCTGGAAAATGTGAACCTCCACGAAAAGGCCGCGTACGCCATCGCCAAGGGCGCCGAGGGCGGCATGCGCGACGCGCAGTCCATGCTGGACCAGCTCGTGGCCTTCTGCGGCGAGAGCATTTCTGAGCAGGACGTGCTCGATATTTTCGGCTTCACCCAGGGGGAGACTGTGGCGAATCTCGCGCAGCGCATCCTGGAGCGCGACACCGTGGGCGCCCTGCGGGAACTGCATACGCAAGCCGATGGCGGCAAGGACCTGGCACGTCTGCTGGTGGACCTCATCCAACACCTGCGCACCATCCTGGTGCATCAGGTTGACCCTGCGGCTGCGGAAGAAGATTTGTCTCCTGAAGTCGCCGCCATGACGCGCACACAGGCCGCCATGGTAGATGCCGAGCGTCTGCTGCGCGTGATGGACGAACTGGCCGAAGTGGATGCGCGCATGCGCTGGGCGGGAAACAAGCTGCTGCATCTGGAGCTGGGCCTCATCCAGGCCGTCCAGACATTGGGCGAAGTGACGCTCAGCGATGTGATTCTGGCCATGAACGATGGCAGCGGTGGCGCGAATCTGGCTGCGGCGATGCCCCGGCGGGCTGCAGTGCCGGTGGCTCCTGCTCCGGCTGCGACGATCAGTGCTGCCCCGGCACCCGCGCCTGCACCGGTTCCAGTTCCGGCTCCAGCACCAGTCCCAGTACAAGCTACGCCTGCCCCAGTGCCAGCTCGGGCACCGGCACCGGCACCGGCACCGGCTCCGGCTCCGGCTCCTGTTTCCACTCAGCCTCCGGCACAGTCTGCCCCCGTGGCAGCACCGGTGCCGGCCCCTGTGGCACCTGCTCCCGCAGAGGAAGCCGCGCCTGCTGCAGCCGCGCCGCCCGTACCGGAAACTCTGGAGGAAGCGTGGAAGCACATCCTCGAGGCCGTGCACCAGACCTATCCCCTCTATGAGGAGTGGCTGCTCCATGGTGCCCTGCTGGAGCTCACCGGACAGACGGCCAAGATTGGCCTGCCCACCACCGAGTCCATGGCTCGCGAAAGCCTCCTGCGCCCCGCCAGCAAGGCCAAGGTGGAGGAGTGCATTGCCAAGGTGATCCAGCGCACGGTGAAGATGGAGGTCGTGCTCGACCCAAACCTCAAGCCGCCGCCCGCCACGGAGATGACCTTTGGCCTGAGCTTCGGCGACTCCACGCCCCCGCCACCGAAGGAAGCTGCAGCGCCCGCCGCCGCGCCCGCACCTGAAGCTCCCAAGGAACCAGAAGGCGTGGCCGCCGATCCGGAGTTCTACAACGATCCCCTGATCCAGGCCGCGATTGTGAA
- a CDS encoding Pycsar system effector family protein, which produces METADTFTEEDKVPVYPNLVTSDTPLRDTPLELTRIIQVLYADVEAQINRADLKAQIALSTSAILAALVANLGIGLATREASGWTGLDWAVVTLYTLFLTCACSSIVHALLAAYPRAVGRKDTHRGLPGLYFSGHVIQLPAPEYAGRFMDQTNRELLERVLVQIHSKSRVLEAKLQHVRWALRLLGMALLLWAISRAVVVIAHGRLPGT; this is translated from the coding sequence ATGGAGACCGCTGATACGTTTACCGAAGAGGACAAGGTCCCGGTCTATCCGAATCTGGTCACCAGCGATACGCCTCTCCGCGACACGCCGCTGGAGCTCACCCGCATCATCCAGGTGCTGTATGCCGATGTGGAGGCGCAGATCAACCGCGCAGACCTGAAGGCGCAAATCGCACTGAGCACCTCCGCCATCCTCGCTGCACTGGTGGCGAATCTGGGCATCGGCCTCGCCACACGCGAAGCGTCTGGCTGGACCGGGCTGGACTGGGCCGTAGTGACCCTGTACACCCTCTTCCTCACCTGTGCGTGCAGTTCCATCGTCCATGCGTTGCTGGCGGCATATCCACGGGCCGTCGGCAGAAAGGACACACACCGGGGCCTGCCGGGTCTGTATTTCTCCGGACATGTGATCCAGCTTCCCGCACCGGAATATGCGGGCCGGTTCATGGACCAGACCAATCGCGAGCTGCTGGAGCGGGTGCTGGTGCAGATTCACTCGAAGTCGCGCGTGCTGGAGGCGAAGCTACAGCATGTCCGCTGGGCATTGCGCCTCCTGGGCATGGCTCTTCTGCTGTGGGCAATCTCACGCGCGGTGGTCGTGATCGCGCACGGTCGTCTGCCGGGGACATAA
- a CDS encoding Pycsar system effector family protein, giving the protein MESAKPSTSSSSTSATSTTPAASSPTETDAPPPPPPPPPVPVFPTTVTATTPVGGTPLDITRVIQILYQDVELQINRADLKAQITLSTAAILAALVVNVGFGITTLELRQWIPMEWVAGGVYLLFLICLCATIIHALMATYPRAVLRTRNTVTNPSLYFSGHIITLDSEDYAQRFEEQSNAAVLSRLIKQVHAKSRVLELKLSHIRVGLRCLGVALMLWLLARGLLVIAYGKLAG; this is encoded by the coding sequence ATGGAATCTGCCAAGCCCTCCACATCGTCGTCTTCCACGTCAGCCACCTCCACCACACCGGCTGCTTCTTCGCCCACGGAGACAGATGCGCCTCCCCCACCCCCACCGCCCCCTCCGGTCCCAGTTTTCCCGACCACCGTCACGGCGACTACGCCGGTGGGAGGCACGCCGCTGGACATCACACGGGTGATACAGATCCTGTATCAGGATGTGGAGCTGCAGATCAACCGGGCAGACCTGAAGGCGCAAATCACCCTGAGCACCGCGGCCATCCTCGCGGCACTGGTGGTGAATGTAGGCTTCGGCATCACCACCCTCGAGCTGCGTCAGTGGATCCCCATGGAGTGGGTGGCCGGCGGAGTGTACCTCCTTTTTCTCATCTGCCTGTGTGCCACGATCATCCACGCATTGATGGCCACGTATCCCAGGGCAGTCTTGAGGACCAGGAATACCGTCACGAATCCCAGTCTCTATTTCAGCGGACACATCATCACCCTCGATTCGGAGGACTACGCCCAGCGCTTCGAGGAACAGAGCAATGCCGCCGTGCTCAGCCGTCTCATCAAGCAGGTGCATGCAAAGTCACGTGTGCTGGAGCTGAAGCTCTCGCACATTCGCGTGGGTCTGCGGTGTCTGGGCGTGGCCCTCATGCTCTGGCTGCTGGCACGTGGGTTGCTGGTGATTGCCTACGGGAAGCTGGCGGGGTGA